A single region of the Raphanus sativus cultivar WK10039 chromosome 1, ASM80110v3, whole genome shotgun sequence genome encodes:
- the LOC108846717 gene encoding uncharacterized protein LOC108846717 — MTRVARAGDGVPGRLEQRRKETDAGWSARGTLPGRLELAEKDQTDAGWMTRVVDHDSYPGQGESSFVTWCMNLRSKGTSDLVPLVPDIRALERGISRQRRAQQDIDMDPPANGQGVNPQHPPRPARPIGTYDRPNINGHRLGIRAPAVEANNFEVKPGLLNVIENNKYHGLAVEDPFDHLDKFDSYCGLSKTNGWEKSLPSDSITTWDDCKRAFLEKFFSTSRTAKLRNEISSFQQKNLEGFSEAWERFKGYQAQCPHYGFSKESLLSTFYRGALPKYRSRLDTASNGFFLGRTEADAEELVDNMVKSDAFYSGDHDRGDRTDDKQTRKELKALQDKIDILIADKATQEQLNFVGNPAQEAPPGANEVDGLEGQEELCFINNNGSWYKKDPNFQYNNYQQRSYPNNQQNGYQPRSNQQGNSQPQQNPPLGFPNKGNSSSQQQAHPSSSAPPASSTDILLKQILDSQTRSEKHVGYELKNLHNKIDGSYNELNNKFKALENQFASLTTHQNRQQGSLPGKPEQNPKETMKAVTLRSGKQLRPPTLTKDVEKQEKIVEAKGKGKVGEEKQTVKDGQAAAPATENPFVPPPYEPKLPFPGRFKKQLLEKYKALFEKQMSEVQITMPIIDAFMLVPQYSKFLKDAVAAKKKEMQGMMILTHECNAIIQRLDVPKKLEDPGCFTLPCALGPMVFERCLCDLGASVSLMPLSVAKKLVKYPVGILEDLPLMVRNCEIPTDFVVLEMGEEAQDPLILGRPFLATAGAIVNVK; from the exons ATGACGCGGGTTGCTCGTGCAGGGGATGGAGTACCCGGGCGCCTGGAGCAACGTCGCAAGGAAACTGACGCGGGTTGGAGTGCTCGGGGTACCTTACCCGGGCGCTTGGAGCTGGCCGAGAAAGACCAAACTGACGCGGGTTGGATGACCCGGGTTGTCGACCATGATTCCTACCCGGGTCAA GGAGAATCATCTTTTGTCACTTG gtgtatgaacttgaggagcaagggcaCATCAGACCTAGTTCCACTTGTACCTGACATCAGAGCACTTGAAAGGGGTATATCAAGACAGAGAAGAGCTCAGCAGGATATCGATATGGATCCACCTGCAAACGGTCAAGGGGTCAACCCTCAGCACCCTCCGCGACCTGCTCGACCGATTGGTACCTATGACCGTCCCAACATCAATGGTCATAGGCTTGGCATCAGAGCCCCAGCTGTGGAGGCTAACAACTTTGAGGTCAAACCAGGACTCCTAAACGTGAtcgagaacaacaagtatcatggctTGGCTGTAGAAGACCCATTCGATCACTTGGacaagtttgacagctactgtggtttgTCAAAGACCAATGGT tgggagaagtctctacctaGCGACTCAATCACCACCTGGGATGACTGCAAGAgagcattcttggagaagttttTCTCTacttcaagaactgctaagCTAAGAAACGAGATATCCAGTTTCCagcagaagaacttggaaggcttcagtgaagcttgggagagattcaagggCTACCAAGCTCAGTGTCCACACTATGGTTTCTCCAaagagagcttgctgagcacctTCTACAGGGGTGCACTTCCTAAGTACAGATCCAGATTGGATACTGCAAGTAATGGGTTCTTCTTGGGGAGAACTGAAGCagatgcagaggagctggttgacaacatggtgaAGAGTGACGCattctacagtggagaccatgacagaggAGATAGAACTGATGACAAGCAGACGAGGAAAGAGTTAAAGGCTTTACAGGATAAGATCGACATTCTGATTGCTGATAAGGCTACACAAGAGCAGCTGAACTTCGTTGGTAACCCAGCACAAGAAGCACCTCCTGGTGCTAATGAAGTTGATGGTTTGGAGGGTCAAGAAGAGctatgtttcatcaacaacaatggcaGTTGGTACAAGAAGGATCCCAattttcagtacaacaactaccaacagcgATCTTACCcaaacaaccagcagaatgGTTACCAGCCTAGGAGCAACCAGCAAGGCAACTCTCAGCCTCAGCAGAATCCTCCTCTAGGTTTTCCCAACAAAGGAAACTCATCTTCTCAGCAGCAAGCTCATCCTTCTAGTTCTGCTCCTCCAGCCAGCAGCACAGATATTCTACTGAAACAAATCTTGGACTCTCAAACTAGAAGTGAAAAGCATGTTGGCTATGAACTCAAGAATCTCCACAACAAGATTGATGgtagctacaatgagctcaacaacaagttcaagGCCTTGGAGAACCAGTTTGCTTCCTTGACTACTCACCAAAATCGCCAGCAAGGTTCTCTACCTGGAAAACCTGAGCAAAACCCCAAAGAAACAATGAAGGCTGTTACCCTTAGGAGTGGCAAGCAGTTGCGTCCTCCAACTCTCACCAAGGATGTTGAGAAACAAG AGAAGATTGTGGAAGCCAAAGGCAAAGGAAAGgtgggagaagagaagcaaacaGTGAAAGATGGTCAAGCTGCTGCTCCAGCAACTGAGAATCCTTTTGTTCCCCCTCCTTATGAGCCCAAACTTCCATTCCCTGGAAggttcaagaagcagctgctggAGAAGTACAAAGCCTTGTTTGaaaagcagatgagtgaagttcAGATCACAATGCCCATCATAGATGCTTTCATGTTGGTTCCTCAATACAGTAAGTTCCTAAAAGATGCTGTAGCtgcaaagaagaaggagatgcaAGGTATGATGATCCTCACTCATGAGTgtaatgccatcattcagagacTTGATGTTCCAAAGAAACTAGAGGacccaggatgcttcacactgccttgtgctcttggacctatggtttTTGAGagatgtctctgcgatttgggagctagtgtcagcttgatgcctttgtcagTTGCAAAGAAACTTG tgaagtaccctgttgGCATCTTGGAAGACCTTCCTCTTATGGTCAGAAACTGTGAAATCCCTACAGAttttgtagtacttgagatgggtgaagaagctcaagatccCTTAATCCTTGGGAGACCTTTCTTAGCTACAGctggagctattgtgaatgtgaaatAA